The following are encoded in a window of Flavobacterium cupriresistens genomic DNA:
- a CDS encoding NARF domain-containing protein, which translates to MNKVKIVVMLFFVMIHCDILFAVNAPDKTIELEKRISYLEEYKSNIDNLSKIEIQNAKDELKKELDSKYEDVENLLKLILILGIPTTLWGFYMTIWGIKRKVQKLIDDKIETIVEQKREEIIKLVSNQEFETSLKNTKKIIVISPTEDAQDEVKKTMSNFKFKHLIYRINNTTGTIPEHDLIIFNNIDGEFSQTEIDSIMSEESDEDVCFVAYTSKNLDRNPRLNFANSKFTLYHSILSTLSFVESIRKED; encoded by the coding sequence ATGAATAAGGTTAAAATAGTTGTAATGTTGTTTTTTGTAATGATTCATTGTGATATATTATTTGCTGTAAATGCGCCAGATAAGACAATTGAATTGGAAAAAAGAATTAGTTATTTAGAAGAATACAAAAGTAACATAGATAATTTATCTAAAATTGAAATTCAAAATGCAAAGGATGAATTAAAAAAAGAATTAGACAGTAAGTATGAAGATGTTGAAAATTTGCTTAAACTTATTTTAATTCTTGGAATTCCAACAACACTTTGGGGCTTTTATATGACAATTTGGGGAATTAAAAGAAAGGTCCAGAAATTGATTGATGATAAGATAGAAACAATCGTTGAGCAAAAGAGAGAAGAAATTATAAAGTTAGTAAGTAATCAAGAATTTGAAACTAGTTTAAAGAACACGAAAAAAATTATTGTAATTAGTCCGACTGAAGATGCTCAAGATGAAGTCAAGAAGACTATGTCAAATTTTAAATTTAAACATTTAATTTATAGAATAAATAATACTACTGGCACAATTCCGGAACACGATTTAATAATTTTCAACAATATTGATGGTGAGTTTTCTCAAACTGAAATTGACAGTATAATGTCTGAAGAGAGTGATGAAGATGTTTGTTTTGTTGCTTACACTTCTAAAAATCTTGATAGAAATCCTAGATTAAATTTTGCTAATTCAAAATTTACTTTATATCACAGCATATTGTCTACTTTGAGTTTTGTTGAATCAATAAGGAAAGAAGATTAA
- a CDS encoding Mov34/MPN/PAD-1 family protein, protein MTYKNKEIGLIINVENALLSNIIDIGIQHYPNEFGGFLIGHYSNNQTQLNITDTILPNKYKATPYLFERDTIGIEDKLRNYYNENPQKYYVGEWHTHPNNLPIPSGTDISAITSITNHEDVSISNPVMLIIGYNEAKIELGFYVQFKNKLYRYE, encoded by the coding sequence TTGACATATAAAAATAAGGAAATAGGATTGATAATTAATGTTGAAAATGCTTTGCTTTCAAATATTATTGATATTGGAATACAACATTATCCAAATGAATTTGGAGGTTTTCTAATAGGTCATTATTCCAATAACCAAACTCAATTGAATATTACTGATACAATTCTTCCGAATAAATATAAGGCAACGCCATATTTGTTTGAGAGAGATACCATAGGAATAGAAGATAAATTGAGAAATTATTATAATGAAAATCCCCAAAAGTATTATGTAGGCGAATGGCATACACATCCTAATAATTTACCAATACCTAGCGGTACAGATATTAGTGCCATAACTTCAATAACAAATCATGAAGATGTTTCAATATCAAATCCTGTAATGTTAATTATAGGCTATAATGAAGCCAAGATTGAACTTGGTTTTTATGTTCAATTTAAAAATAAATTATATAGATATGAATAA